A single window of Sphingobium sp. SCG-1 DNA harbors:
- a CDS encoding TorF family putative porin translates to MRKSIIGLTAVLLSTIASPVFAQEEPAPAVTVTGGATVVTDYRFRGISQTDKRFAVQGTFTVAHESGFYATVWGSSIDDYIATGSDQEIDLIAGWAKDFNGTKLDVGVLYYYYPGSGGTNTDFIEPYAAVSHTFGPATAKLSAAYAPKQHALASLGKARQDNLYTAFDLGAGIPETPVSLSAHVGHSFGPSYLTAGSSFSKGYTDWSLGASYTWNHLTFGVSYVDTDGDVFTPSGRNASKAGVVGSVGVAF, encoded by the coding sequence ATGCGCAAGTCCATTATCGGCCTCACGGCCGTACTTCTTTCGACCATCGCCAGCCCTGTTTTCGCACAGGAAGAACCGGCGCCCGCAGTTACCGTGACCGGCGGCGCGACAGTCGTCACCGACTATCGCTTCCGTGGCATTTCGCAGACCGACAAGAGGTTCGCCGTACAGGGCACCTTCACTGTCGCGCACGAATCAGGCTTTTACGCCACCGTCTGGGGTTCCTCGATCGACGATTACATCGCCACCGGTAGCGACCAGGAAATCGACCTGATCGCCGGTTGGGCCAAGGATTTCAACGGCACGAAGCTCGACGTGGGTGTTCTGTATTACTACTACCCCGGTTCAGGCGGCACCAACACCGATTTCATTGAACCCTATGCCGCAGTGTCGCACACGTTCGGCCCTGCCACGGCAAAGCTATCGGCTGCCTATGCTCCTAAGCAACACGCGCTTGCCAGCCTCGGCAAGGCTCGCCAGGACAACCTGTACACCGCGTTCGATCTGGGCGCTGGTATCCCTGAAACGCCCGTCAGCCTGTCCGCGCATGTCGGCCACAGCTTCGGACCGAGCTATCTGACGGCAGGTTCCAGCTTCAGCAAGGGTTACACTGATTGGAGCCTTGGCGCGAGCTACACCTGGAACCACCTGACTTTCGGTGTGAGCTATGTCGATACTGACGGCGACGTGTTCACGCCTTCGGGCCGCAATGCCAGCAAGGCCGGCGTAGTCGGCTCGGTGGGGGTCGCTTTCTGA